The following proteins come from a genomic window of Hymenobacter canadensis:
- a CDS encoding lantibiotic dehydratase, with protein sequence MKDVYCFHPHLILRTPTQPFQLTIDYATIQTFLANERFMEAVYLASPALYEQCHKWQNGELTDSHKVKKLRGSLTRYYLRSFSRCTPFGLFAGCGIVTWGKQSQIEVVPENATRHTRLDMHYLCALAHRLAAHPTSKSQLRYWPNTSIYRVGDELRYIEHQYRHGIRHHQISAVEGSAYLYQLLTAAQAGLQYSELIAVLSDEEDDQQHAAQFIDELIKAQVLVHELEPTVTGKEFFFRIQQVLTRLVEAAPQAGELTTATHILENVRQQLAAVDQAPVNLAASYERIIETLAPLGVPIEPGKLFQTDAVTGLSANSTLATALQDQLLDALDILRYLTPAPQQTRLNDFRRRFQARYEDREVPLLEALDNESGLSYTEYGQSSYSPLIDDLVLPMVEPLGSATAQSPVQQYMYQKLLSAARAGQYTVEITRLEVENFTPAAEPLPPSVSVMFRLVGAEQVLLESVGGASAVNLLSRFGHAVPAIEHIVRTIVEQEQDYNPAVIFAEICHLPASRVGNILLRPSLRAVEIPYLAQSTRPATEQVQVQELLLSVRDQQLVLRSSRTGQQIIPRLSTAHNFAHEALPVYQLLGDLQTQGLQPKLGFSWQSVSEHHTFLPRLVYRQVVLEPACWRFNQADLKSLLAAEPASSAACFRQFRQQWKLPRLFTLADGDNELLVDAENDSVVKTWLDIIRNRSCIEVKEFLFDPITSPVRDSMGQPYAHQFIAQLVRQQPSYSVNRLGPLAGRPTTEQREFSIGSEWLYYKLYCGQKAADSVLLEAIQPLTQQLQQQSLIDNWFFIRYADPENHLRLRFHLPDPRRIGEIILLISSYLQPFIASGVIWKLQTDTYRRELERYGSQAIELAEQLFGYQSKAVLEVLASQNGEADSWLWGLGAMEELLMAFECSAAEKIALLQGLKDQFGREFNLDKNLKLQLDTKYRTARTAIKQVLARTEAAIVPPALAATAQELTLLIKQRAVSLSKEQLLGSYLHMLLNRLIPVQARLHELLLYDFLHRHHTSQQAIHRKQN encoded by the coding sequence ATGAAAGATGTTTATTGCTTCCATCCTCACCTCATTTTGCGTACTCCTACCCAGCCTTTTCAGCTGACCATCGACTACGCTACCATTCAGACCTTCTTAGCCAATGAGCGCTTCATGGAGGCAGTATATTTAGCCTCCCCAGCGCTGTACGAGCAGTGCCATAAGTGGCAAAATGGTGAGCTTACTGATTCCCATAAGGTAAAAAAGCTGCGTGGTTCCCTTACCCGCTACTATCTGCGTAGTTTCAGCCGGTGTACTCCATTTGGCCTGTTTGCTGGGTGTGGTATAGTAACGTGGGGTAAGCAGAGTCAGATAGAAGTAGTACCAGAAAATGCGACTCGGCACACACGTCTGGATATGCACTACTTGTGTGCTCTAGCCCACCGACTGGCAGCGCATCCCACTAGTAAGTCCCAGTTGCGCTACTGGCCCAATACTAGTATTTACCGAGTAGGAGACGAACTGCGCTACATTGAGCATCAGTACCGCCACGGGATCCGACACCATCAGATTAGTGCCGTCGAAGGATCTGCGTATTTGTACCAGTTGCTGACAGCTGCCCAGGCAGGTTTGCAGTACTCGGAACTGATTGCCGTACTTAGTGACGAAGAAGATGATCAGCAGCACGCTGCGCAGTTCATTGATGAGCTAATTAAGGCCCAAGTACTGGTACATGAACTTGAACCTACTGTTACTGGCAAAGAGTTTTTTTTCCGTATTCAGCAAGTCCTAACTCGGCTGGTAGAGGCTGCCCCTCAGGCAGGGGAACTTACCACTGCAACTCATATTTTAGAGAATGTTCGCCAGCAGTTAGCGGCAGTAGACCAAGCACCCGTTAATCTCGCGGCTTCTTACGAACGAATCATAGAAACCCTAGCCCCTTTAGGTGTCCCTATTGAGCCTGGTAAACTGTTTCAGACCGATGCAGTAACGGGCCTGTCGGCTAATTCTACGCTAGCGACAGCTCTGCAGGACCAATTGCTTGACGCGCTGGACATACTGCGTTACTTGACTCCGGCGCCGCAACAAACGCGACTCAATGACTTTCGGCGGCGCTTTCAGGCGCGCTACGAGGACCGGGAGGTGCCTCTGCTAGAAGCACTTGATAACGAAAGCGGTTTATCCTACACCGAGTACGGCCAGAGCAGTTATTCCCCTCTGATTGACGATCTGGTCCTACCAATGGTTGAGCCGCTTGGATCCGCTACCGCACAATCGCCGGTGCAGCAGTACATGTATCAGAAGCTACTGTCAGCGGCGCGAGCTGGACAGTATACTGTTGAAATAACGCGACTTGAGGTAGAGAATTTTACACCAGCTGCCGAGCCCCTTCCCCCTTCTGTGAGCGTAATGTTTCGGTTAGTTGGAGCTGAGCAAGTGCTACTTGAAAGTGTAGGGGGCGCAAGTGCCGTCAATTTATTAAGCCGCTTTGGGCACGCAGTACCGGCAATTGAGCACATAGTACGCACTATTGTGGAGCAAGAGCAAGACTATAATCCGGCAGTAATATTTGCCGAAATCTGTCATCTACCCGCTAGCCGCGTTGGTAATATACTGTTACGGCCGAGTTTACGAGCTGTGGAAATTCCTTATCTGGCCCAGTCGACGCGGCCCGCGACCGAGCAAGTACAGGTACAGGAACTGCTGCTATCAGTAAGGGATCAGCAACTAGTGTTACGCTCCAGCCGCACAGGACAGCAGATTATTCCGCGGTTAAGCACAGCACACAATTTTGCGCATGAAGCGCTACCAGTGTATCAGTTGCTAGGCGACTTGCAAACTCAGGGCCTGCAGCCAAAGCTAGGTTTCAGTTGGCAATCAGTATCGGAGCACCATACGTTTCTGCCCCGCCTTGTTTATCGGCAAGTGGTGCTAGAGCCTGCTTGCTGGCGCTTCAACCAGGCAGATTTGAAATCACTGCTAGCTGCGGAGCCGGCCAGTAGTGCTGCTTGCTTTCGTCAGTTCCGACAACAGTGGAAGTTGCCTCGGCTGTTCACTCTTGCTGATGGTGATAATGAGCTTCTGGTGGATGCCGAAAACGATTCAGTGGTAAAGACTTGGCTTGATATTATTCGCAACCGGTCCTGTATTGAGGTGAAAGAATTCTTGTTTGATCCCATCACGAGTCCTGTACGCGACTCAATGGGGCAGCCGTATGCTCACCAATTTATTGCACAATTAGTGCGGCAGCAACCAAGCTACTCCGTAAACCGGCTTGGGCCGCTTGCCGGCAGGCCAACAACCGAGCAGCGTGAATTTTCAATAGGGTCGGAGTGGCTTTACTATAAACTATACTGCGGTCAAAAGGCGGCCGATAGTGTCCTACTGGAAGCTATTCAGCCCTTAACCCAGCAGTTGCAGCAACAAAGCTTAATAGATAACTGGTTTTTTATTCGCTACGCTGATCCTGAGAACCACTTGCGCCTGCGATTCCATTTGCCTGATCCTCGACGCATTGGGGAGATAATATTGCTCATCAGCAGCTATTTGCAGCCTTTTATTGCTAGCGGGGTAATCTGGAAATTACAGACTGATACTTACCGGCGTGAGCTGGAGCGCTACGGTAGTCAAGCTATTGAGTTGGCTGAACAACTCTTTGGTTACCAGAGCAAGGCAGTGTTGGAGGTGCTGGCCAGCCAAAATGGAGAGGCAGATAGCTGGCTGTGGGGATTGGGAGCAATGGAAGAATTACTGATGGCTTTTGAGTGTTCGGCGGCGGAAAAAATAGCACTGTTACAGGGGCTGAAGGACCAGTTTGGGCGGGAATTCAATCTCGATAAGAACTTAAAACTGCAGCTCGATACTAAATACAGGACGGCTCGGACGGCCATCAAGCAAGTACTGGCGCGGACCGAAGCAGCCATAGTCCCCCCGGCACTGGCAGCCACAGCGCAAGAGCTAACATTGCTGATTAAGCAGCGCGCGGTAAGTCTGAGTAAGGAGCAATTGCTTGGCTCTTACCTGCACATGTTGTTGAACCGTTTGATCCCGGTTCAGGCACGCCTACACGAACTATTACTTTACGATTTTCTGCACCGGCACCATACGTCGCAGCAGGCGATTCACCGGAAACAGAACTGA
- a CDS encoding lanthionine synthetase LanC family protein: MQGWQLLHSLLIERNREGVTLLQLLSSTCYQYCVHTVFGQKQDAVLIQKMGVQILDYLSYSPLKIENEHLVLLAWLYPRLRVQQPVVAQRIQTVLRAHDQNLLQECLMLFPAAANRARIFSILRYFSLRLDDEGIRGNIQLLLPLCAQLEQADPILLGLTSGQAGELLLLVRLCRKGLSDSHTQQKVRDGILTLLPLRQAVDFGECRYSIFPDHFCKATGQISYSAEMNWHQGDLGQAWVLYEAHDLLKDAELAKIAELVGLSTLLRTTSCTTGIVCAQFDRGAAGVVMLYRKLYQLSGHPAYKQGYHSWLDQTLKLVRQELAAGIEVLPVDDLRQGLMGVGLVLLSSLTEQELDWQEFML, from the coding sequence ATGCAGGGTTGGCAGCTCCTACATTCGCTGCTTATAGAGCGGAACCGGGAGGGTGTCACGCTGCTGCAATTACTTAGTTCTACTTGTTATCAATATTGCGTTCACACCGTTTTTGGGCAGAAGCAGGATGCTGTTCTTATCCAAAAGATGGGCGTACAAATCCTTGATTATTTAAGTTATTCCCCGTTGAAAATAGAGAATGAGCATTTGGTTTTGCTGGCGTGGCTCTATCCACGGCTTAGGGTGCAACAGCCTGTAGTAGCTCAGCGAATCCAAACGGTTCTTCGTGCCCATGATCAGAATTTATTACAGGAATGCCTGATGCTATTTCCCGCGGCGGCCAACCGTGCGCGCATCTTCTCAATTCTTCGCTACTTCAGCTTACGCCTAGATGATGAAGGCATCCGGGGAAACATTCAATTACTGCTGCCTTTATGTGCCCAGCTGGAGCAGGCAGATCCTATACTACTTGGACTGACGTCGGGACAAGCAGGTGAACTTCTATTGCTGGTGAGGTTGTGCCGAAAAGGTCTATCGGATTCCCATACCCAGCAAAAAGTCCGGGACGGGATTCTAACACTACTGCCGTTACGACAGGCAGTTGACTTTGGGGAATGCCGATATTCAATTTTTCCGGACCACTTCTGCAAAGCTACGGGACAGATCAGCTATAGTGCGGAAATGAACTGGCATCAGGGCGACTTAGGACAAGCTTGGGTGTTGTACGAGGCCCATGATTTACTCAAGGATGCGGAATTAGCGAAGATTGCGGAGTTAGTTGGGCTCAGTACTTTGCTGCGAACTACGAGCTGCACTACGGGCATAGTTTGCGCGCAGTTTGACCGGGGCGCAGCTGGAGTAGTGATGTTGTATCGGAAGCTCTATCAGTTAAGTGGCCATCCAGCATACAAGCAAGGGTATCACTCCTGGCTAGACCAAACCTTGAAGCTAGTCCGGCAAGAATTGGCAGCTGGTATTGAGGTATTGCCAGTTGACGACCTGCGTCAAGGATTAATGGGCGTTGGACTTGTGTTACTATCCTCCCTTACAGAGCAGGAGCTTGACTGGCAAGAGTTCATGTTATAG
- a CDS encoding integrase core domain-containing protein — MFDSDQGSQFTSQPFEQALLAVGCQISHDGRGRATDNAFIEHLWRSVKRECLYLNPAINSHYLYEQRQAYFPYYNYHRPHQAFIGPLPPNSSPKPLPSTHHKFA; from the coding sequence ATCTTCGACTCCGATCAAGGCAGCCAGTTTACCAGCCAGCCCTTCGAGCAGGCGCTGCTGGCTGTCGGCTGCCAGATTAGCCATGACGGCCGCGGCCGGGCCACCGATAATGCCTTCATCGAACACCTCTGGCGCTCGGTCAAAAGGGAGTGCTTGTACCTCAACCCCGCCATCAATAGCCACTACCTCTACGAGCAGCGGCAGGCCTACTTTCCCTACTACAATTACCACCGTCCCCATCAAGCCTTTATAGGGCCCCTCCCGCCTAATTCTTCGCCCAAACCTCTACCTTCAACCCACCACAAATTTGCCTAA
- a CDS encoding LytR/AlgR family response regulator transcription factor translates to MDDEQGAIDILRTFIEKTPFLSLQGSTTNPIEALSIIQNQPVDLLFLDIHMPQLSGLDFMRLLKGHTKVVLTTAYNEFAVDGFELEALDYLLKPIAFERFLKAAQKALNVAMEPSSHWQVAEKKDDYIFVKTESKGKMTKVNFDEIVFVEGMKNYLSINTYEDRIVTLLNMKDLEDRLPSQQFMRVHKSYIVALNKIKALDGNQILFKNIKAYVPLGETYRNAFFEALNEKMMGGKK, encoded by the coding sequence GTGGACGATGAACAGGGAGCGATAGATATTCTACGCACGTTTATCGAGAAAACCCCTTTCCTGAGTCTGCAGGGTAGCACAACCAATCCTATTGAAGCTCTAAGTATAATTCAAAACCAGCCGGTAGACCTGCTGTTTCTGGATATACACATGCCTCAGCTTTCGGGTCTTGACTTTATGCGCCTACTGAAAGGCCATACCAAAGTTGTTCTTACCACTGCCTACAATGAGTTTGCTGTCGACGGATTTGAACTGGAAGCCTTGGACTATTTGCTCAAGCCCATTGCATTTGAGCGATTCCTGAAGGCTGCTCAAAAGGCTCTTAACGTCGCTATGGAGCCTTCTTCGCACTGGCAGGTAGCCGAGAAGAAAGATGATTATATCTTTGTTAAGACGGAGAGCAAAGGCAAGATGACCAAGGTTAACTTCGATGAAATCGTATTTGTGGAAGGCATGAAAAACTATCTTTCCATTAATACTTATGAAGATCGAATTGTCACGCTACTCAATATGAAGGACTTAGAAGACCGGTTACCTTCCCAACAATTTATGCGCGTGCATAAATCTTACATTGTGGCTTTAAACAAGATTAAGGCGCTCGACGGCAACCAGATATTGTTCAAGAACATAAAAGCCTACGTGCCATTAGGGGAAACCTACCGTAATGCCTTTTTCGAAGCCTTAAATGAGAAGATGATGGGCGGCAAGAAGTGA
- a CDS encoding transposase — protein MNPKRTRRRFTAAFKAEVALAALTERHPLAELATRYHLSVAQISRWKLQLRQQAAQVFTEASPAAPASLDVEPLYAAIGRLQMENQLLKKTLPPCA, from the coding sequence ATGAACCCAAAACGCACCCGTCGCCGCTTTACTGCTGCCTTCAAAGCAGAAGTAGCGTTAGCCGCCCTGACGGAGCGGCACCCGCTGGCTGAACTGGCCACGCGCTACCACTTGTCCGTCGCACAGATTAGCCGCTGGAAGCTGCAGTTGCGCCAGCAAGCGGCGCAGGTCTTCACGGAGGCCAGCCCGGCCGCACCAGCCTCGTTGGATGTAGAACCGCTGTACGCCGCCATCGGCCGGCTGCAGATGGAAAATCAACTGCTAAAAAAAACGTTGCCGCCATGCGCGTAG
- a CDS encoding sensor histidine kinase, with the protein MRNSAIKLKPILLHSMAWVGFIIYELLIGIAIRPASISLLETGMGFCINATLFYTNCLVLMPWLFARRRYVLYFLSLVGLLGCFIVIRHILRVDVFPLLGIPVATPIVSLRIFIAESLYRGMYFLLPSIGYWFARNTIQLEQQKREQEHELRVAEKSLMEANLSFLKNQINPHFLFNSLNFLYAQVYQYSEQTAKGILLLSDIMRYALQEDDDNGKVMLNKEIQHLHNYIAINQLRFNNQLQVQFEVRGNLQFMMILPLVLITFVENCFKHGELSDPRNPLLIQLSIVNNQLTFHTHNMKRNGPKEKSMGIGLANTKHRLELTYPNRYTLTINDEQNHYTCHLTIAL; encoded by the coding sequence ATGAGAAATAGTGCTATAAAACTTAAGCCAATCCTGCTTCACTCCATGGCTTGGGTTGGCTTCATCATATACGAACTACTCATCGGAATTGCGATTCGCCCCGCATCGATCAGCCTGCTCGAAACAGGGATGGGATTTTGTATTAATGCGACACTGTTTTACACCAATTGCTTAGTACTAATGCCCTGGCTTTTTGCCCGGCGGCGCTATGTGCTTTACTTCCTCTCCCTTGTAGGACTATTAGGGTGCTTCATTGTGATACGACATATCCTTAGGGTTGATGTCTTTCCGTTGTTGGGCATCCCCGTAGCCACCCCCATAGTTTCGCTAAGGATCTTCATTGCCGAATCACTTTACCGGGGCATGTACTTTTTGTTGCCAAGTATTGGCTATTGGTTCGCGCGCAATACTATCCAATTGGAACAGCAAAAACGCGAGCAGGAGCATGAGTTGCGAGTAGCCGAAAAGAGCCTGATGGAAGCCAATTTATCGTTTCTAAAGAATCAGATCAACCCACACTTCTTATTCAACTCACTTAACTTTCTTTACGCTCAAGTGTATCAGTATTCTGAACAGACGGCTAAAGGCATTCTGTTACTGTCAGATATAATGCGTTATGCACTGCAGGAGGACGACGACAATGGCAAGGTGATGCTGAACAAAGAAATTCAACACCTTCACAATTACATTGCTATCAATCAGTTACGATTCAACAATCAACTTCAGGTACAGTTTGAAGTCCGTGGCAACTTGCAGTTCATGATGATCCTGCCACTGGTCCTAATTACATTCGTAGAGAACTGTTTCAAGCATGGAGAGCTATCAGACCCGCGTAATCCGCTGTTGATTCAACTCAGCATAGTCAATAACCAACTAACTTTTCACACCCATAACATGAAACGTAACGGTCCCAAGGAAAAATCAATGGGCATCGGCTTGGCCAACACCAAGCATCGGCTTGAATTGACATATCCAAACCGCTATACTTTGACTATAAACGATGAGCAGAATCACTATACTTGCCATCTTACTATTGCCTTGTAA